One stretch of bacterium DNA includes these proteins:
- a CDS encoding YraN family protein yields the protein MGEESACRFLESKGYKILARNFHTAWGEIDIIACHSSTIVFVEVKTRSSSHFAAPEESVTLTKQDRMRRAAELWLAEHFPNDSPQCRFDVVSITLPQSPAVIRIEHFEAAFE from the coding sequence ATGGGAGAGGAAAGCGCTTGCCGCTTTCTCGAATCGAAGGGCTACAAGATTCTTGCCCGCAACTTTCACACGGCCTGGGGCGAGATAGACATAATCGCCTGCCACTCCTCCACCATCGTCTTTGTAGAGGTCAAGACGCGCTCTAGCTCGCACTTTGCCGCTCCTGAGGAGTCCGTCACTCTCACAAAGCAGGACCGCATGCGCAGGGCTGCAGAGCTGTGGCTTGCCGAACACTTTCCAAACGACTCTCCGCAATGCCGCTTCGACGTAGTTTCCATTACACTGCCCCAGTCTCCCGCCGTCATCCGCATCGAGCACTTCGAGGCCGCGTTCGAGTGA